GGCCGTCGCCGAGGAGCACGACGTCCTGGCCGTGGAGCTGTCGAGCTACCAGCTGCACTGGTCGAGCTCGCTCGCCCCGGCCGCGGCCGCCGTCCTCAACGTCGCCCCCGACCACCTCGACTGGCACGGCTCGATGGAGGCGTACGTCGAGGCCAAGGGCAAGATCTACGCGCCCGGCTGCGTCGCCGTCCACAACGCCGACGACGTCACCTCCACCGCGCTCGCGGAGAAGGCCCCGGGCGTCGAACGCCGCGTCGGGTTCACCCTGCGGGTGCCGCGCCCCGGGGAACTGGGCGTCGTCGAGGAACTGCTCGTCGACCGGGCGTACACCGCCGACCCCGCGACCGAGGCCGCCGAGCTGGCCGCACTGCCGGACGTCCGCCCGTTCGCCCCGCACAACGTCGCGAACGCGCTCGCGGCCGCGGCCCTCGCCCGCGCGCACGGGGTGCCGCCCGAGGCGATCCGGGACGGGCTGCGCGCGTTCGTCCCCGACCCGCACCGCATCCAGCACGTCGCCGACGTCGGCGGCGTCGCCTACGTCAACGACTCCAAGGCCACGCAGCCGCACGCCGCCGCCGCGTCCCTGGCCGCCTACGAGCCGATCGTGTGGATCGCGGGCGGGCTGCTGAAGGGCCTGGACGTCGACGACCTGGTCCGCTCGTGCGCCGGGCGGCTGCGCGGGGTCGTGCTGATGGGCCGCGACCGGCACCGGATCGCCGAGGCACTCGCGCGACACGCGCCCGATGTCCCGGTCGTGGACGTCGCCGACACCGACACTGGGG
The nucleotide sequence above comes from Actinomadura algeriensis. Encoded proteins:
- the murD gene encoding UDP-N-acetylmuramoyl-L-alanine--D-glutamate ligase translates to MTNGPWDGRAVCVAGLGVSGAAAARALAGRGARVTAVEARDDEERRALAAELEARGVTVRLGDGDTLPAGVELVVTSPGWRPDAPLLAAAAGAGIEIIGEVELAWRLRPAEDAAPWLAITGTDGKTTVVRMLACMLAAAGHDALAVGNVGTPIVEAVAEEHDVLAVELSSYQLHWSSSLAPAAAAVLNVAPDHLDWHGSMEAYVEAKGKIYAPGCVAVHNADDVTSTALAEKAPGVERRVGFTLRVPRPGELGVVEELLVDRAYTADPATEAAELAALPDVRPFAPHNVANALAAAALARAHGVPPEAIRDGLRAFVPDPHRIQHVADVGGVAYVNDSKATQPHAAAASLAAYEPIVWIAGGLLKGLDVDDLVRSCAGRLRGVVLMGRDRHRIAEALARHAPDVPVVDVADTDTGAMERVVNEAAGLARTGDTVLLAPVGASFDMFANYPARGDAFIAAVERLAAGPGGDAR